A region of the Synechococcus sp. PCC 7502 genome:
ATCATCAAGGAGTCTGTCCCTGCGGCGATCGAAGCTAAACACATGGAAGGTACATAATCTGACCACCCAGTACCGTGACTAGGATCAATCATGATCGGTAAGTGCGTAAGCTTGCGTAAAACTGGAATACAGGAAATATCAAGGGTATTACGGGTATATTGGCGATCGTAGGTGCGAATGCCTCGTTCACAGAGAATGACATTAGGATTACCTGCTGCCAAAATATATTCTGCTGCCATTAACCAATCCTCAATGGTTGCTGACATACCCCGTTTCAGTAACACGGGCTTGTTTTGCTTGCCAATTTGTTTAAGTAGGGAAAAGTTTTGCATATTGCGCGCCCCAACTTGAAGAACATCGGCGACTTCAGCAATTTTATCAATGTCTGGGGTATCCATAACTTCGGTGATAATTCCTAGACCTGAGGCTTTTCTGGCTGCAGCTAATAAAGACAATGCACTTTCACCATGTCCTTGGAAGGCGTAGGGAGAAGTACGGGGCTTGTAAGCTCCACCTCTAAGGAAATGTGCGCCTGCAGCTTTAACTCGTAGGGCAACGTTAACAATCATTTCTTCGTTTTCGACAGAGCAGGGTCCAGCCGTAATTACTAAAGGATGAGCTTCACCGAAATAGATATCACCGTTTGGGGTTGGGACTTTAATTTCACTTGCCTCGTTTTGGCGGTAGGCACGGCTGGCACGCTTAAAGGGTTGTTCTACTCTTAAGACTGACTCAATCCAAGGGCTAACTTCTTCAATACGATAGGGATCAAGTTCGGCAGTTTCTCCAACTAAACCCAAAACCACTTTATGTTTGCCTACGATTTTCTCTGGAGTCAATCCCCAAGTCTCTAGCTCAGAGCAGACACGGTTAACTTCAACTTCAGGCGTACCGATCTTCATTACTACAATCATGCCAATACCTCAAATGGTTTTTAAAGATTTCTATCAAGATTCATAAGTGAATTCTAATCAGGTTTTTGGGAAGATAGCTTTTCTGCTCTTTGTGCTTTCCAAGCTTCACGTAAGTAACCAAAATTTTGCTTAAACTCTTGCCAGCCCCACCAATGTCCTTCACGATTTTCGTCCCAAGAGGCAGAGAGGGCTCCATAGCTTAATCCCAACACTCCTATACCTAAAAACAGCATACTTACTAAGACTACGGCAGAATTAGGTAGGTCTGCCCATTTCTTCACAACAATAATATAACTAGCTATAAATGTCAGAAACCCCAAGGAGGTAGGAATTCCACAAAAGAGGGCAGCTCTTCTAACTAAGCGACGATTAACCTCTGGGGGAATGGAGTTGGCAGCAGCAGGTTGTTCTGGCTTTTGACTAGATTTGATTACAGGCGATCGCCCTTGAATCTTATTATTTTTAGGTTTTTTACCCGAATTTGGTTCAAAGGGAATCTCTGACCTGCTCACTTTGTTTAACCCCGTACTCCTAGGCGTTGAATTAATTCTTTATAATCAGTCTGACTACCTTGCTTGATGTAAGCCAAGAGCCTTTTTCTTTGTCCAATGAGTTTTAACAAACTGCGGCGGGAGGAAAAGTCCTTAGAGTGGGCTTTAAGGTGAGTACTTAACTGATTAATTCGTTCTGTTAACATCGCTACTTGAACCTGAGAAGAGCCAGTATCAGTAGGATGAATTTGGTAGGAGCTTAGCAGCTCTTGTTTACGCTCTTGTAGCAATGCCATCTTAATATATTCTAGGTAGTACTTAAAAGTTTAGAGTAGACTAGCTTATCATATTTTGCCAAAAAGCTGGTACAGCCAATCCAAACATTTGTGCAGAGTTTATAGAGTTGGTCTAATGGGCAGAGCCATTACCGTGATACTTATCAGAATCATAGAAACCGTTACGGGTACCAAAAAATAAGCAAGCGATAGAGAAGACTACAGTTAAACCGATTAAAAGTAATTTGAAATCCATGATTATTATTTAGTTATTCAGATTATCTTAATTTTAATTATCTACCTAATATGAATCGTAGCATTTGATATCTGGGGGCAATTATTTAATTCTGCTTAAGTTTTTACCTAAATTCTTAAGAATTACCATAAACCCTACCTCGCCACTGTTTAGGCTTAGTTAAAGCCGATAGCCATATTCTGAGAACGGCAACAGGATCCGCGAAGGGAGACAGCCAAAACATAAATCCCAACTCGGTATAACTACTACGAATTCCACCAACTAACAAGAATCTGATCAAAACTAAAAATCCATTGAGCCATAGCAAAGACTGGGTAAAGATATTTAATTCCAGATCGAAATAGACTAAGCCTAATATTAAACCTAAAAATAATGGGATCGGTAGGCACTGGACGGCAAATAGTAATAAACAATCTCCTAGGGTTTGAATTGAGGTAGTTGCATCTTTTAAGTCTAGCGATCGCCCCCATTCCGTCCATGTTTCTGCCATTGAGGTGTACATCCTAACTTGAATTAAATTAGCACCATCTAAAAATCCCACCTTTGCACCCTGCTGGGCTGCCGATCGCACAAGGGTGACATCATCACAAAAAGAGGATTTAGCTAATTCATAGCCTTGAATTTTTTCCAGAATTGCTCGCCGTGATAAAAAGCATTGACCATTTGCCATGATCCGCTCTTGACTAAATTGTTGGCGATCGCCAGTGGCACCAAACCGAAAAATTAAGGTTACAAGTAAAGCAGGTTGTAGCCATTGTTCGCCAATAGTTTTCAGAATAAATTTGGGTGAAAGGGATACCATGTCATAGTTTTCAGCGATCGCTTTTTGGACTAAACTTTGGACTAAACCCACTTGAGGCTGAGTATCCGCATCTATACCCAATATCCATTCACTGTCAGGATCGGAATTTAAGAAGCCCGTATGTAATGCCCAAGGTCTGCCTACCCAACCCTGGGGTAACGGATCATCGGTAATTAAGCGTAGTTTAATTGGATAGTTCTCTTGGATTTCTTTGACATATTCAGGCGTACCATCTTGGGATCGACTATCGACAATAATAATTTCATGAACTCCTTGCTGCGATCGCAAACCTTCCAAACAATAGGGCAGTCGCAGTCTTTCATTTAAGGTGGGGATTACAATAGTAACTTTTGCACTACTAATACTTCCATCTTCAACTGGGACTAACGCAGGAATCCGACTAGGGGCTGTACTTAAACGACGGAGCAGAATTAACACAAAAGGAACTTGGAAAACTAAAACCGATAACCACAAAAAATTCATGTTTGGTAAATAATGCTACTAGCTTGCTATGCCGAATCTAAACCTATCACATCAGGCTGACAACATAATCATCACAAGAGCCTAAGCATCATAATTCTGTGTACCCAAATATGTAGTGTCATGATTACCCGAAATACCGACTTCAAATAACGGGGATTAGAGCTATGGGAAAGGTCGTAATATTTGCCAAACTAAATAGATGAAAACCCCAATATTTCTAATTGGTCTTGGGTAGAGTAAAAACTACTAATACTAAAAGTCCTGTTACCAAATCTCAGGCGGCGTTAAGCACAAAGTTTGATGGTAATACAGCCTGTTTCATGACTGAGGGATACGTTGAGATGTGGGGCGCAGCCTTTACTTGGTAAATTTGAGTGCGTAAATCCTAATTCGTTGACTAAGATACTAACCAACACAACCCTTGACTAATATGCCTAGCAAAAACCCTAAGCCACTAAATCTCACAATTTGCCAAAAAGGTTCCTTAAAGCTACTCCAAGTAATTAACTGGGCAGCGATCGCTGTATCAATATCTTCTAATTTGGTTTGAATGATACTGAGTTCAGTTTTTAATGCTTGGCGTTGGTGTAGATTTGGTTTAGTTTTATCTTGATTTTTAAGCCGAGTTTCTAATTCTGCCTGCTGTGTTTGTAGATCACTGCGATCGCTATCCAGAGTTTGAGCATCAGCAAATTTTTGTTTGATTGCCTGCAATTGTGCCTCAGTCTCTTGAATTTGCAACTCGATTTCCTGCCAGTGATTAAGAGAACTATCAGGCTTCATAAAAAAATCTAAAATAATAAAACAACAATAACCTAACACCGATCATGGTTCTCAAAAAAGCTCAATTTTCCCCAGATCATGGTAATCGCTCCATGGGTAAGGACTTACAAGCCCCTATCCTTTTGGCGATCGCAGCTTTACTATTGGGCTTAATTGGCGCAAGGCTGGCGTATATTCAAATTGTAGAGGGCGATCGGAATCGGCAGTTAGCGGAAAATAATCGCATTCGACTCATTGCCAAGGCTCCTGAACGAGGACGCATCCTAGATCGCTACGGCAAAATTATGGCAACTAATCGCCTCTCCCACGCTATTTACCTGTGGCCCGTTGCCCAATCTAAGGAAAAATGGCAAGACACGATCGCAAAGTTATCCGAAATTATTAAAATTCCTGCATCGGAAATTACACGCAAACTAGAACAAGAAGGCTACAACTCTCCTAATAAGGTACGGATTTCCGCAGCAATCAGCCCAAAACTAGCTATAGAACTTGGTGAACGTTTTAATGAACTCAAAGGAGTAGAAGTCGATCCTGAACCAGTGCGCTACTATCCTAATGGCGATGTGGCTGCCCATGTCCTTGGCTATACGGGAGAATTAACAGAAACGGAGCTAAATCAACTTAAAGCTAAGGGTTATCGACTGGGAGATGTAATTGGTAAGGCAGGAGTAGAGTATGCCTTTGAAGATAAGTTTCGGGGCGTATGGGGTGGGCAACAGGTAGAAGTTGATGCTGCTGGTAAAGTTATTAGAATTTTAGGACAAAAACCTCCGAAAGCGGGTAATACCGTAAATCTAACCATTGACTTGGAACTACAAAAAGTCGCAGAAAAGGCTTTGGGCAATCTCCAAGGTGGCATAATCGCCATGAATCCTCAAAATGGAGAGGTTTTGGCTATGGCAAGCTATCCTAACTTTGATCCCAATTTATTTTCAGGGCGCATTTCTAATGACGCTTGGCAAAGGTTAACAGCTAAGGATCACCCCTTTGTTAATCGTACTCTGCAAGGATTTCCCCCCGCCAGCACCTATAAGATTATTACAACGACTGCTGGTTTGGAATCAGGTAAATTTTCTCCTAATTCCTATCTGGATACTTTTCCCTATTTGGAAGTTGGCGGCATTCAATTTTGGGATCATAATAATGCGGGATTTGGCACCATTGGCTTTGCTGATGCGATCGCTTTTAGTAGTGATACTTTCTTTTATCAAGTGGGTAGAACTATTGGGGTTGATACTTTAGTGGCATGGACAAAAAAATTCGGTTTTGGTAAGCACACAGGCATTGAATTAAAAGATGAAGAATCCCCGGGATTAGTACCCGATCCAGAGTGGAAGCAAAAGGTCTTAAAAGAACAGTGGTATGTGGGTAATACAATTAATATGTCTATTGGGCAGGGAGACCTTCAAGCAAACCTGTTGCAAGTGGGAATGATGGCAGCAGTGGCAGCAAATGGTGGGTATTTGATTCAGCCTCATCTACTTTATGAAAATACTGATGCTAAGTTATGGCGAAAATCCCTAAACCTTGCCCCTAGCACGATCGCAGTTTTAAGAGAAGGACTTAGACGGGTAGTTACTAGTGGTACAGCCCAGGCATTAAATGTCGGTACCGTGGCGATCGCTGGTAAATCTGGAACTGCTGAAGATCATCCAAGACAAGCTCATACTTGGTTTGTAGGCTATGCTCCCTTTGATAAACCAGAAATTGTCGTAGTTGCCTTTGGAGAAAACTCTGGCGGTGGTGGTGGTTCTGTGGCAGGACCAAAGGTACTAAAGGTGATTGAGGCATACATGAACTTAAAAAAGTCCCGCAAATCTTAAGTATCTAAAAATTCTCTCTAAAAATTCTTTAAAGCCACTTTAAGCACTGCTGCATAGAATAAGCCATAGTTTCAGGATCAGAATGATACCGCCGCCCATGTCCCGGTAGCACCCACTCAAATTTATAGCTAGATAACCTGTGCATTGAATTTATTAACTCTGTCCAGGAGTACCAGCAGGCATTACGAAAAGCGAATAAATGTCCTAACTGCTCAGACCAAGCCAAATGATCACCCGAAAACAGAAACCTATTTTTGTATAACAAAACCGTATGTCCCTTAGTATGACCGGGTACTGGAATAATTAATAACTCATCACCCAAGGCGCGCGCATCGTTGCCACTAATCGGCATTTCCACGTCCTTGGTATCTAGGGAAATATCATCTTGATGTAAAATCCGTACTGCGCCAAAATGTTGATGAAACTTGGCATGATCAGCCACATCATCACGGTGAGTTAGATATAAATAGCGCACGCCGCCCATCTGCTCTAATTTCTGAACTAGGGGTGGAGAAAACCGAGGGGAATCAATCAGAATATTACCCTCTGGTAGCTGAATTAAATAACTAGCGGCTCCATAGGAGGACTGGGAGTGATAACCGCAGTGATAGACATTTTCGGCAATTAAAATGGGAAAACTTTGTTGAACCTGCCCTATATCCTTGGGCTTTGCCACAGTACCAATGGAAGCAGTGGGACAAGCTAATAATGCCTGTAATGCCTTTAGTCTTTCCGCCTCATTAGCGGG
Encoded here:
- a CDS encoding PAM68 family protein: MSRSEIPFEPNSGKKPKNNKIQGRSPVIKSSQKPEQPAAANSIPPEVNRRLVRRAALFCGIPTSLGFLTFIASYIIVVKKWADLPNSAVVLVSMLFLGIGVLGLSYGALSASWDENREGHWWGWQEFKQNFGYLREAWKAQRAEKLSSQKPD
- the mrdA gene encoding penicillin-binding protein 2 — protein: MVLKKAQFSPDHGNRSMGKDLQAPILLAIAALLLGLIGARLAYIQIVEGDRNRQLAENNRIRLIAKAPERGRILDRYGKIMATNRLSHAIYLWPVAQSKEKWQDTIAKLSEIIKIPASEITRKLEQEGYNSPNKVRISAAISPKLAIELGERFNELKGVEVDPEPVRYYPNGDVAAHVLGYTGELTETELNQLKAKGYRLGDVIGKAGVEYAFEDKFRGVWGGQQVEVDAAGKVIRILGQKPPKAGNTVNLTIDLELQKVAEKALGNLQGGIIAMNPQNGEVLAMASYPNFDPNLFSGRISNDAWQRLTAKDHPFVNRTLQGFPPASTYKIITTTAGLESGKFSPNSYLDTFPYLEVGGIQFWDHNNAGFGTIGFADAIAFSSDTFFYQVGRTIGVDTLVAWTKKFGFGKHTGIELKDEESPGLVPDPEWKQKVLKEQWYVGNTINMSIGQGDLQANLLQVGMMAAVAANGGYLIQPHLLYENTDAKLWRKSLNLAPSTIAVLREGLRRVVTSGTAQALNVGTVAIAGKSGTAEDHPRQAHTWFVGYAPFDKPEIVVVAFGENSGGGGGSVAGPKVLKVIEAYMNLKKSRKS
- the aroF gene encoding 3-deoxy-7-phosphoheptulonate synthase; protein product: MIVVMKIGTPEVEVNRVCSELETWGLTPEKIVGKHKVVLGLVGETAELDPYRIEEVSPWIESVLRVEQPFKRASRAYRQNEASEIKVPTPNGDIYFGEAHPLVITAGPCSVENEEMIVNVALRVKAAGAHFLRGGAYKPRTSPYAFQGHGESALSLLAAARKASGLGIITEVMDTPDIDKIAEVADVLQVGARNMQNFSLLKQIGKQNKPVLLKRGMSATIEDWLMAAEYILAAGNPNVILCERGIRTYDRQYTRNTLDISCIPVLRKLTHLPIMIDPSHGTGWSDYVPSMCLASIAAGTDSLMIEVHPNPKKALSDGPQSLTPEQFDQLMKEINVMAKVVGRSAEKPVVIA
- a CDS encoding MBL fold metallo-hydrolase, whose translation is MAQISQRRSQNVSGDFYVDHSCIDCDTCRWMAPEIFIEVDERSAVYHQPANEAERLKALQALLACPTASIGTVAKPKDIGQVQQSFPILIAENVYHCGYHSQSSYGAASYLIQLPEGNILIDSPRFSPPLVQKLEQMGGVRYLYLTHRDDVADHAKFHQHFGAVRILHQDDISLDTKDVEMPISGNDARALGDELLIIPVPGHTKGHTVLLYKNRFLFSGDHLAWSEQLGHLFAFRNACWYSWTELINSMHRLSSYKFEWVLPGHGRRYHSDPETMAYSMQQCLKWL
- a CDS encoding glycosyltransferase family 2 protein, whose translation is MNFLWLSVLVFQVPFVLILLRRLSTAPSRIPALVPVEDGSISSAKVTIVIPTLNERLRLPYCLEGLRSQQGVHEIIIVDSRSQDGTPEYVKEIQENYPIKLRLITDDPLPQGWVGRPWALHTGFLNSDPDSEWILGIDADTQPQVGLVQSLVQKAIAENYDMVSLSPKFILKTIGEQWLQPALLVTLIFRFGATGDRQQFSQERIMANGQCFLSRRAILEKIQGYELAKSSFCDDVTLVRSAAQQGAKVGFLDGANLIQVRMYTSMAETWTEWGRSLDLKDATTSIQTLGDCLLLFAVQCLPIPLFLGLILGLVYFDLELNIFTQSLLWLNGFLVLIRFLLVGGIRSSYTELGFMFWLSPFADPVAVLRIWLSALTKPKQWRGRVYGNS
- the rpsO gene encoding 30S ribosomal protein S15 — encoded protein: MALLQERKQELLSSYQIHPTDTGSSQVQVAMLTERINQLSTHLKAHSKDFSSRRSLLKLIGQRKRLLAYIKQGSQTDYKELIQRLGVRG